From Thermoflavifilum aggregans, a single genomic window includes:
- a CDS encoding PstS family phosphate ABC transporter substrate-binding protein has translation MKTQKLITGFLGLWLACFSWTSCNQQAKHPTDTTTSGTIHISVDISYEPLMDSEIKVFETQHPQAHIIASYKPEADCFKDLLNDSARLIIVTRDLNEQEKAYFKSIKEPIVSKILAWDAVAVIVNPSNPDTNMTVDELAKITTGEYHGKPVQLVFDEQNSSTVRFIIDSINHGKPLPGYAMAANGPSQVVDYVASTPNAIGLIGVSWVSDPYDTLALSFLKKVRVVGLKTASETRYFKPYQYYIALKSYPLTRAFYFILREPYYGLGTGFVNFLASDKGQLIIAKYRLFPALMNIVFRDATIQ, from the coding sequence ATGAAAACACAAAAACTCATCACCGGATTCCTGGGCCTCTGGCTCGCATGTTTTTCCTGGACATCCTGCAATCAGCAGGCAAAACATCCTACCGATACCACCACATCCGGAACTATCCATATCAGCGTGGATATTTCCTATGAGCCTTTGATGGATTCGGAAATCAAGGTCTTTGAAACCCAGCATCCGCAGGCACATATCATTGCTTCCTACAAGCCGGAAGCCGATTGTTTTAAAGATTTGCTCAATGACAGTGCTCGCCTAATCATCGTTACCCGTGATCTGAATGAACAAGAAAAGGCTTATTTCAAAAGCATCAAAGAACCCATTGTTAGCAAAATTCTGGCCTGGGATGCTGTTGCCGTGATTGTGAATCCTTCCAATCCGGACACCAACATGACGGTAGATGAACTGGCAAAGATTACCACCGGCGAGTATCATGGGAAGCCTGTACAGCTGGTTTTTGATGAGCAAAACTCCAGCACAGTGCGATTTATCATTGATTCCATCAATCACGGGAAACCCTTGCCCGGATACGCAATGGCCGCCAATGGGCCTTCCCAGGTGGTTGATTATGTGGCTTCCACGCCAAATGCAATCGGATTGATTGGTGTGAGCTGGGTATCAGATCCTTATGATACCCTGGCGCTTTCATTTCTGAAAAAAGTACGCGTGGTTGGATTAAAAACGGCAAGCGAAACCCGATACTTTAAACCTTATCAATACTATATTGCCTTAAAAAGTTATCCATTGACTCGTGCATTTTATTTTATTTTGCGGGAACCCTATTACGGATTAGGTACGGGTTTTGTCAACTTTCTGGCAAGTGACAAGGGACAGCTGATTATTGCAAAATACCGCCTGTTTCCGGCTTTGATGAATATTGTATTTCGGGATGCTACCATTCAGTAA
- a CDS encoding protein-disulfide reductase DsbD family protein — protein MKKIFLLLVWFAITALSAARAQLLNPVRWNFSAQKINDTTYELHFRASIDPGWHIYAQDAGEGPIPTSFHFQQLQGWKLIGPVQEHGKKISHFDGAFGTVLKYFEREVDFVQTVKQAGPGSGKIEGSLEYMVCNDKNCLPPKEVPFSFRLTGNASGQIASPAGADSGLMNLPSGQADVQQISKTNHQEQTAVGVANQSDEAPGKSLWWIFWASLGGGFLALITPCVFSMIPLTVSFFIKRSASRSKAIRHAAVYSLSIIVIYTGLGFIITRLLGVGALNTLASNIWVNLIFFVLFVLFALSFLGAFEIRLPGALATQTDARAGIGSLAGIFFMALTLAIVSFSCTAPIIGNLLVLAVHGGVSGPLVGMFGFSLALAIPFSVFAIFPQWLQKVARPGGWLNTVKVTLGFVELALAFKFLSNVDMAYHWNILNKEVFLAIWIVIFGLTGLYLLGKLRLAGDTPPQALSIPRLFFAMVFLALTIYLIPGLFGAELRGIVSGFLPNYSGMYFPSQAQYVATGTSAASVQPRKYADIFAKSTPPGYTAYYDYEEALQVAREQHKPVMVDFTGWSCVNCRKMENAVWTDPAVRQMINQHFILLSLYVDDRTPLPDSLQYVSKVDGTKIKTLGQKNADFEAARFNRNAQPYYVILDPQGNPLTNQGYGYDPDPARFLQFLQKALERFDQRTAS, from the coding sequence ATGAAGAAAATATTCCTCCTTCTTGTATGGTTTGCGATAACGGCCTTGTCTGCAGCCCGCGCCCAGCTCCTCAATCCAGTTCGCTGGAATTTTTCGGCTCAAAAAATCAACGATACCACGTATGAGTTGCATTTCCGGGCAAGTATTGACCCCGGCTGGCACATTTATGCCCAGGATGCCGGTGAAGGACCTATTCCCACATCCTTCCATTTTCAGCAGCTACAGGGCTGGAAATTGATCGGACCTGTGCAGGAACACGGTAAAAAAATCTCCCATTTTGACGGGGCTTTCGGTACGGTATTGAAATATTTTGAACGGGAGGTTGATTTTGTGCAAACGGTTAAACAGGCTGGACCTGGTAGCGGAAAAATTGAAGGCAGCCTGGAATACATGGTTTGCAACGATAAAAATTGTCTGCCTCCCAAAGAAGTTCCTTTTTCATTTCGGCTCACAGGCAATGCATCTGGGCAAATAGCTTCACCTGCTGGTGCGGATTCTGGTTTGATGAATCTGCCTTCGGGCCAGGCTGATGTACAACAAATTTCAAAAACCAATCATCAGGAACAAACCGCCGTGGGTGTCGCAAACCAATCAGATGAAGCTCCTGGTAAATCGCTCTGGTGGATATTCTGGGCCAGCCTGGGCGGGGGTTTTCTGGCATTGATTACACCCTGTGTATTTTCCATGATACCCCTTACCGTAAGCTTTTTTATCAAACGAAGTGCGTCCAGGAGCAAAGCCATCCGGCATGCAGCTGTGTATTCCCTTTCCATCATCGTGATTTATACCGGACTGGGATTTATCATTACGCGCCTGCTGGGTGTGGGAGCTTTAAACACCCTGGCCAGCAACATCTGGGTGAATCTGATTTTCTTCGTATTGTTTGTATTGTTTGCTCTTTCTTTTTTAGGTGCCTTTGAAATCCGCTTACCCGGTGCTCTGGCTACCCAAACAGATGCGCGGGCAGGAATAGGGAGTCTTGCGGGTATTTTTTTCATGGCGCTTACGCTGGCTATTGTGTCCTTTTCCTGCACAGCTCCCATCATCGGCAATCTGCTGGTGCTGGCCGTGCATGGAGGTGTAAGTGGCCCGCTGGTAGGCATGTTCGGATTTTCGCTGGCGCTGGCCATTCCGTTTTCTGTCTTTGCGATTTTTCCGCAATGGCTGCAGAAAGTAGCCCGGCCAGGAGGCTGGCTCAACACCGTGAAAGTTACACTGGGCTTTGTGGAGCTGGCATTGGCTTTCAAATTCCTTTCAAACGTGGATATGGCCTATCACTGGAACATTTTGAATAAAGAAGTTTTCCTGGCTATCTGGATTGTCATCTTCGGACTTACGGGACTGTATTTGCTTGGAAAGCTGCGCCTGGCCGGTGATACCCCGCCTCAGGCACTTTCCATTCCAAGATTGTTTTTTGCCATGGTGTTTCTGGCTCTTACCATTTATCTGATTCCGGGATTGTTTGGTGCTGAGCTTCGTGGCATTGTCAGCGGATTTCTGCCTAATTATTCGGGGATGTATTTCCCTTCGCAGGCACAATATGTGGCCACAGGCACTTCAGCTGCTTCTGTTCAACCCAGAAAATATGCGGACATTTTTGCCAAATCAACACCACCCGGATATACGGCATATTACGACTACGAGGAAGCCTTACAGGTTGCCCGGGAACAACATAAGCCCGTCATGGTAGATTTCACTGGCTGGTCGTGTGTGAATTGCAGGAAAATGGAAAATGCCGTATGGACAGATCCTGCTGTACGACAGATGATTAACCAGCATTTTATTCTGCTTTCCCTGTACGTGGACGATCGCACGCCGCTACCCGACAGCTTGCAATATGTTTCCAAGGTGGATGGTACAAAGATTAAAACCCTGGGACAGAAAAATGCAGATTTTGAAGCAGCAAGATTTAACAGAAATGCCCAGCCATATTATGTTATCCTGGATCCACAGGGCAATCCGCTTACCAATCAGGGCTATGGCTACGATCCGGATCCAGCCCGTTTTCTGCAATTTCTTCAAAAAGCATTGGAGAGGTTTGATCAGCGCACAGCAAGCTGA
- the fabD gene encoding ACP S-malonyltransferase: MKHAVVFPGQGSQFRGMGKALYERYAAARDLFEKANDILGFRISDLMFEGSEEELKQTRVTQPAIFLHSIVAFLMHPEIKMDMVAGHSLGEFTALVAAGVLSFEDGLQLVAARAQAMQEACGLQPSGMAAVLGMDDEQVERICASIEGETVVAANYNCPGQLVISGTQQGIAMACEKLKAAGARRALPLPVSGAFHSPLMEPAREKLQKAIAAVEFHTPSCPIYQNVNASATTDPTLIREQLIAQLTSPVKWTQTIRMMIADGARDFTEVGPGKVLSGLIQKIDSSVQTYQVQE, from the coding sequence ATGAAGCACGCTGTTGTTTTTCCGGGACAGGGATCCCAGTTCAGGGGAATGGGCAAAGCATTGTATGAACGCTACGCTGCCGCAAGAGATTTATTTGAAAAAGCCAATGATATATTGGGTTTCAGGATATCCGATCTGATGTTTGAAGGCAGTGAGGAAGAATTGAAGCAAACCCGTGTGACCCAGCCTGCCATATTTCTGCATTCCATTGTGGCCTTTTTGATGCATCCGGAAATAAAGATGGATATGGTAGCTGGCCATTCATTAGGTGAATTCACGGCACTGGTGGCTGCCGGTGTATTGAGTTTTGAAGATGGATTGCAGCTGGTAGCAGCCCGGGCTCAGGCCATGCAGGAAGCCTGCGGCCTTCAACCTTCGGGCATGGCAGCCGTGCTGGGCATGGACGACGAACAGGTGGAACGCATTTGTGCATCCATTGAAGGAGAAACCGTAGTGGCGGCTAATTACAATTGCCCCGGACAGCTGGTGATCTCCGGCACCCAACAGGGTATTGCCATGGCCTGTGAAAAGCTGAAAGCTGCTGGTGCCCGCCGGGCCTTGCCCTTACCGGTAAGCGGAGCTTTTCATTCTCCGTTGATGGAGCCCGCCCGCGAAAAATTGCAAAAAGCTATTGCAGCCGTAGAATTTCATACTCCCTCCTGCCCCATCTATCAAAACGTGAACGCATCCGCAACTACCGATCCCACCTTGATCCGCGAGCAACTCATTGCCCAGCTTACCAGTCCGGTAAAATGGACCCAAACCATCCGCATGATGATTGCCGACGGTGCGCGCGATTTCACAGAAGTGGGACCCGGAAAGGTTTTATCGGGATTGATTCAAAAAATTGACTCCTCCGTACAGACCTATCAGGTCCAGGAATAA
- the folE gene encoding GTP cyclohydrolase I FolE: MSYKKIEQYEEKITSHLVENYRETLILLGENPDREGLKKTPHRVAKAMQYLTQGYHMDPKAILESAKFQESYSEMVLVKDIELYSLCEHHLLPFFGKAHVAYIPNGYIVGLSKIARVVDCFSRRLQVQERLTHQILDAIQDVLHPLGVAVVIEAQHLCMMMRGVQKQNSVTTTSAFSGQFEDERTRAEFIRLISADLMHR; the protein is encoded by the coding sequence ATGTCATACAAAAAAATCGAACAGTACGAAGAAAAAATCACATCGCATCTGGTAGAAAATTACAGGGAAACTCTGATCCTGCTGGGTGAAAATCCCGATCGGGAAGGATTGAAAAAAACACCGCATCGTGTGGCCAAAGCCATGCAATATCTCACACAGGGATATCACATGGATCCGAAAGCCATTCTGGAATCCGCAAAATTTCAGGAGTCATACAGTGAAATGGTGCTGGTGAAAGACATTGAATTGTATTCTTTGTGTGAACATCATTTGCTGCCTTTCTTTGGGAAAGCTCATGTGGCCTACATTCCAAATGGTTATATTGTTGGCCTGAGTAAAATTGCAAGGGTGGTTGATTGTTTTTCCAGAAGGCTGCAGGTACAGGAAAGACTTACACATCAGATTCTGGATGCTATTCAGGATGTGCTTCATCCCCTGGGGGTAGCAGTTGTCATTGAAGCCCAGCATCTCTGCATGATGATGCGGGGTGTGCAAAAACAAAACTCTGTCACTACCACTTCTGCTTTTTCCGGACAGTTTGAAGATGAACGCACCCGCGCAGAATTCATCAGGCTGATCAGTGCCGACCTGATGCACCGATAA
- the hisS gene encoding histidine--tRNA ligase, whose translation MIKPALPKGTRDFAPDAVRKRQYLFQTIRTCFELFGFEPIETPAMENLSTLLGKYGEEGDKLIFRILNNGNILPLAQQAKDNRELANLLCEKALRYDLTIPFARYVVMNQHQVVFPFRRYQIQPVWRADRPQKGRYREFFQCDADIVGSHSLLNEVELIRLYQLVFSRLSLRVSIRINHRKFLQALAASCGDSSWMPVITTAIDKLDKTSMQQVEVELQEKGLPEHALHLIRAYVELSAQSADDRLQAVLELLKHHPAAEEAVKDVSFVMEQLKGTASAWASVDVDFTLARGLDYYTGLILEVKSLETDMGSLGGGGRYDNLTGLFGLPGVPGVGISFGVERIYDVMESLQRFPASTGMSTQVLWLRMDDGLLAQVLQYAMELRQEGITTEVYPDAVKMDKQLKYADKKGIPLVLMMGSREYARQMVAIKDLRSGVQTEVPLDRLKETIRLQLAVR comes from the coding sequence ATGATTAAACCTGCTTTACCCAAGGGCACGCGCGATTTTGCTCCTGATGCGGTGCGCAAAAGGCAATATTTGTTTCAAACTATCCGGACCTGCTTTGAATTATTTGGCTTTGAACCTATTGAAACGCCGGCCATGGAAAACCTCAGCACCTTGCTGGGCAAATACGGCGAAGAAGGGGATAAGCTCATATTTCGCATTCTGAATAACGGTAATATTCTTCCTCTTGCGCAGCAGGCGAAGGATAACCGCGAGCTGGCCAATCTGCTTTGCGAAAAAGCGTTGCGCTATGATCTGACTATTCCTTTTGCCCGCTACGTGGTGATGAATCAGCATCAGGTGGTATTTCCCTTCCGGCGGTATCAGATACAACCCGTCTGGCGGGCCGACAGGCCGCAAAAAGGGCGCTACCGGGAATTTTTTCAGTGTGATGCGGATATTGTAGGGAGTCATTCCCTGTTGAATGAGGTTGAACTCATCAGGCTTTACCAGCTTGTATTTTCTCGCCTGTCACTTCGTGTAAGCATTCGCATCAATCACCGTAAATTTTTGCAGGCTCTGGCAGCATCCTGCGGGGATTCATCCTGGATGCCTGTGATCACCACAGCCATTGACAAGCTCGACAAAACCTCCATGCAGCAGGTGGAAGTCGAATTGCAGGAGAAAGGCCTGCCGGAGCATGCGCTGCATCTGATCCGGGCTTATGTGGAGCTTTCTGCTCAATCGGCGGATGATCGGCTCCAGGCTGTGCTGGAGTTGCTGAAACATCATCCGGCTGCCGAGGAGGCGGTGAAGGATGTATCATTTGTCATGGAACAACTGAAAGGTACAGCATCGGCCTGGGCATCCGTGGATGTGGATTTTACCCTTGCCCGGGGGCTGGATTATTACACAGGTCTGATCCTGGAGGTGAAGTCACTGGAAACAGACATGGGTAGCCTGGGCGGCGGGGGACGATATGATAATCTGACAGGATTATTTGGTCTGCCGGGTGTACCCGGAGTGGGTATTTCCTTTGGTGTGGAGCGCATTTACGACGTGATGGAAAGCCTGCAGCGTTTTCCTGCATCAACGGGTATGTCAACCCAGGTGCTCTGGCTTCGGATGGATGATGGCCTGCTTGCTCAGGTGCTGCAATATGCTATGGAATTAAGGCAGGAAGGTATTACCACAGAAGTATATCCCGATGCTGTGAAAATGGATAAACAATTGAAATATGCCGACAAAAAAGGTATTCCATTGGTGCTGATGATGGGTTCAAGGGAATATGCTCGGCAAATGGTTGCCATAAAAGACCTTCGCAGTGGCGTGCAAACGGAAGTGCCGTTGGATCGGCTGAAGGAGACTATCCGGCTTCAGCTTGCTGTGCGCTGA
- a CDS encoding GNAT family N-acetyltransferase: MSVTIRRAGKADCPQMLALVQELAAFERAPHEVTITLEHFTESGFGPNPIWWAFVAEDDSGRIVGMALYYIRFSTWKGQRLYLEDIIVTQDMRGRGIGKQLFERCIQEAKAKGFSGMTWQVLDWNEPAIRFYEKYGARISREWLTCQLDW, translated from the coding sequence ATGTCAGTAACGATTCGCAGGGCCGGAAAGGCCGATTGTCCACAGATGCTGGCACTTGTACAGGAATTAGCCGCTTTTGAGCGGGCCCCTCATGAAGTTACCATCACCCTGGAGCATTTCACGGAAAGTGGATTTGGACCAAATCCCATTTGGTGGGCCTTTGTAGCAGAAGATGATTCAGGCCGGATCGTGGGAATGGCGCTTTATTACATTCGGTTTTCCACCTGGAAAGGGCAGCGCCTGTATCTGGAAGATATTATTGTTACGCAGGATATGCGGGGCAGGGGCATTGGGAAACAATTGTTTGAACGGTGTATTCAGGAAGCCAAAGCCAAGGGATTCAGCGGCATGACCTGGCAGGTGCTCGACTGGAATGAACCGGCTATCCGTTTCTATGAAAAATATGGCGCCCGCATCAGCCGCGAATGGCTCACCTGCCAGCTCGATTGGTAG
- a CDS encoding tetratricopeptide repeat protein — protein sequence MKMRFIKKFAMVLAFLATGAAVHAQSVDDAIQNLKYQKFRTAKQILQQYLASHPKDDRAYYYLGLADLGLDLADSARMDFQQGLQVNPNSPLNTVGMARLDILNGKYDDAKAKIQQAFDASKGRDFEVMRAILEATALSPNADNRYAIDLLVQMRNDRKNKNRNFPADDYIALADAQLQLPGGAGDAATNYQNAFYADPKDAQAYDKYAELLMSARAFDNALEYYHKAIEANPNYPPAYLHLYEYYRLRNLDSAEQYLNQYMALADDKVNAQVNLVDLLYTQGLLQHDTSKYRQAIEKANEIMNQVNEATQTRLYKLIAVSDLALGDSLDAKKNMDIYFSRHPDPRYAKFDYQTYAQILMKLNQDSLANIYFAKAIEADTTRDLNALRGIAEDLRKQDNFRGAALYYKKILNLADGEAQVADYFWYGFSLMYSDEPDSAVAVYQEMAKKFPEKPNQRTAYYYWGQALMMKDTASTGPVGLAIEPLQKYLSLVDTVNAENQGQVARVYYYLAASYLTKNDYDKASSYADKLATYNPQLASQVYSQIAVDYLHAKNREGATSFAQKALKINPGDSVSQQILDYYKQLDEYNAKMREYEKKKKQSGG from the coding sequence ATGAAGATGCGCTTTATCAAGAAGTTTGCTATGGTGCTGGCCTTTCTGGCCACAGGTGCGGCTGTTCATGCACAAAGTGTGGATGATGCCATCCAGAATCTGAAGTATCAGAAATTCCGGACAGCCAAGCAGATACTGCAACAATACCTAGCCAGTCATCCCAAAGATGACCGGGCTTATTATTACCTGGGCCTTGCCGATCTGGGGCTGGATCTGGCCGACTCTGCCCGAATGGACTTTCAGCAGGGGCTGCAGGTCAATCCTAATTCACCCCTGAATACAGTGGGCATGGCTCGCCTCGATATCCTCAACGGGAAATACGATGATGCCAAAGCAAAAATCCAGCAGGCTTTTGATGCTTCCAAAGGGCGGGATTTTGAAGTGATGCGGGCTATTCTGGAAGCCACCGCTCTATCTCCCAATGCCGATAACCGCTACGCCATTGACCTGCTGGTGCAAATGAGAAATGACCGCAAAAACAAAAATCGCAATTTCCCGGCCGATGATTACATTGCGCTGGCTGATGCTCAGCTGCAGCTGCCAGGCGGTGCAGGCGATGCTGCTACCAACTATCAGAACGCATTTTATGCCGATCCCAAAGACGCGCAGGCCTACGATAAATATGCCGAATTGCTGATGAGTGCCCGGGCTTTTGATAATGCTTTAGAATATTATCACAAAGCTATTGAAGCCAATCCTAACTATCCTCCTGCCTATCTGCATCTATATGAATATTACCGGCTGCGCAACCTGGATTCAGCTGAACAATATCTGAACCAATACATGGCATTGGCTGATGATAAAGTAAATGCACAGGTGAACCTTGTGGATCTGCTTTATACCCAGGGTCTGCTGCAGCACGATACATCCAAATACCGCCAGGCCATCGAAAAGGCAAATGAAATCATGAATCAGGTGAATGAAGCCACCCAAACACGTTTGTATAAACTGATTGCCGTCAGTGACCTGGCTCTGGGTGATTCCTTGGATGCCAAAAAGAATATGGACATTTATTTTTCCCGGCATCCGGATCCCAGGTATGCCAAATTTGACTATCAGACCTATGCTCAGATCCTGATGAAATTAAATCAGGATTCACTGGCCAACATTTATTTTGCCAAAGCCATTGAAGCTGATACCACCCGGGACCTGAATGCCCTGCGTGGTATAGCAGAAGACCTGCGCAAGCAGGATAATTTCCGGGGAGCAGCATTGTACTACAAAAAGATTCTGAATCTTGCCGACGGAGAGGCACAGGTTGCGGATTATTTCTGGTATGGATTTTCCCTGATGTACAGCGACGAGCCTGACAGCGCAGTGGCCGTGTACCAGGAAATGGCGAAAAAATTCCCGGAAAAGCCCAATCAACGTACGGCATATTATTACTGGGGACAGGCCCTGATGATGAAAGATACGGCTTCAACCGGACCTGTAGGACTTGCCATTGAGCCTTTGCAAAAATACCTGAGTCTCGTTGATACCGTGAATGCAGAAAACCAAGGTCAGGTTGCACGGGTATACTACTATCTGGCTGCGTCCTACCTCACCAAAAACGATTACGATAAAGCCAGCTCGTATGCCGACAAACTGGCTACCTACAATCCTCAGCTGGCTTCCCAGGTATATTCTCAGATTGCAGTGGATTATCTCCACGCTAAAAACCGCGAAGGTGCTACCAGCTTTGCCCAGAAAGCCCTGAAGATTAACCCCGGTGATTCCGTTTCCCAGCAAATCCTGGATTACTACAAACAGCTGGATGAATACAATGCCAAAATGCGGGAATACGAGAAAAAGAAAAAACAAAGCGGCGGGTAG
- a CDS encoding TIGR01777 family oxidoreductase, with amino-acid sequence MPTVLMTGGTGLIGQSLVNILQQRGYHIKLLTRSIRRDHSGVQYLLWNPQRKELPVTDLLDADYLIHLAGANIAEKRWTAARKQELLLSRTHTLDVLFDVFSHHPHRLKALISASAIGYYDASQDRWFEETDAPGHDFLAKTCLEWEAHASRFEALSVRVVMLRTGIVLSRQGGFLAPFLKALRWGVVPILGSGTQWISWIHIHDLCRLYANALITGQMKGPYNAVAPEPVTQKDLMLTLARMLKKQYFVPFHVPAFMLRLLLGEMSTEVLKSVRVSAQKLQREGFQYSFPDIHSALSELLHA; translated from the coding sequence ATGCCAACTGTTTTGATGACCGGTGGTACCGGATTAATCGGGCAATCGCTGGTGAACATCCTGCAGCAGAGAGGATATCATATCAAATTGCTCACCCGCAGCATACGCAGGGATCATTCTGGTGTCCAATACCTGTTATGGAATCCTCAGCGTAAAGAATTGCCGGTGACCGATTTGCTGGATGCGGATTATCTGATTCATCTGGCCGGGGCGAATATCGCAGAAAAAAGATGGACAGCCGCACGCAAGCAAGAATTGCTGCTAAGCCGCACGCACACGCTTGATGTGTTGTTTGATGTTTTTTCACATCATCCGCACCGGCTGAAAGCCCTGATCAGTGCTTCTGCCATTGGGTATTATGACGCATCGCAGGATCGCTGGTTTGAAGAAACGGATGCGCCGGGGCACGATTTTCTGGCAAAGACCTGCCTGGAATGGGAAGCACATGCAAGCAGATTTGAAGCTCTTTCTGTTCGGGTTGTTATGTTGCGCACCGGAATTGTCTTAAGCAGGCAGGGTGGCTTTCTCGCACCTTTTTTAAAAGCGCTTCGCTGGGGCGTTGTTCCTATTTTGGGCAGCGGTACGCAATGGATCAGCTGGATTCATATTCATGATCTTTGCCGGCTTTACGCCAATGCGCTGATTACCGGACAGATGAAAGGCCCGTACAATGCCGTAGCCCCCGAGCCGGTGACGCAAAAAGACCTGATGCTCACTCTGGCCCGTATGCTTAAAAAACAATATTTCGTGCCTTTTCATGTGCCGGCCTTTATGCTTCGTTTGCTGTTGGGCGAGATGAGCACGGAAGTACTAAAGAGTGTGCGGGTATCGGCGCAAAAGCTGCAGCGTGAAGGTTTTCAGTATTCCTTTCCGGATATCCACAGTGCTTTATCAGAGCTTCTGCATGCCTGA
- a CDS encoding low molecular weight protein-tyrosine-phosphatase — MHTLPTRVLIVCLGNICRSPMAEGIFRKLAEDYGLAVEVDSAGTSDWHAGEKPDRRAIATASRHGIDISQHRARPFGRADFDRYDYIFVMDRENLHQVMQQARHEDDRKKVFMLTEALSPQHPVSVPDPWFDDVLFEPVFQQIKAACEAWLKKWIAHPEMKNTNRYQHD; from the coding sequence ATGCATACACTGCCTACGCGGGTGTTGATAGTCTGTTTGGGAAATATCTGCCGTTCGCCGATGGCAGAAGGTATTTTCCGGAAGTTGGCTGAAGATTATGGTTTGGCTGTTGAGGTAGACTCAGCGGGTACAAGCGATTGGCATGCTGGTGAAAAACCTGATCGCAGGGCCATTGCTACGGCAAGCCGCCATGGAATTGACATCAGCCAGCATCGCGCAAGGCCGTTTGGCAGGGCCGATTTTGACAGGTATGATTATATTTTTGTGATGGATAGGGAAAACCTGCACCAGGTGATGCAGCAGGCGCGCCATGAGGATGACCGCAAAAAAGTGTTTATGCTCACGGAAGCCCTGTCGCCGCAGCATCCGGTATCTGTTCCTGACCCCTGGTTTGATGATGTGTTGTTTGAACCGGTCTTTCAGCAAATAAAAGCTGCCTGTGAAGCCTGGCTGAAGAAATGGATTGCTCATCCCGAAATGAAGAATACGAATCGCTATCAACATGATTAA
- the purQ gene encoding phosphoribosylformylglycinamidine synthase subunit PurQ — protein sequence MKFGVVTFPGSNCDQDMIDALHAMGQQVIRLWHKDTDLSAFSTDDMIILPGGFSYGDYLRCGALARFSPIMSSVIAFARKGGKVLGVCNGFQILCEAHLLPGVLLPNAGRNFICRNTYIISRQPDTLLTRKAAHCPLLIPIAHAEGRYYADEDTIENLFANGQVIFQYCDEHGEVSAASNPNGSLHHIAGICNREKNVFGMMPHPERAVLAELGNTDGRFIFESILSEAASNTRNLTAEAFLAK from the coding sequence ATGAAATTTGGCGTAGTCACATTCCCCGGTTCCAATTGCGATCAGGACATGATAGATGCCTTGCATGCGATGGGGCAACAGGTCATCCGTTTATGGCATAAAGACACCGATCTTTCGGCTTTTTCCACGGACGATATGATTATCCTCCCGGGTGGATTTTCATACGGGGATTATCTGCGTTGCGGTGCACTGGCCCGCTTCAGCCCCATTATGTCGTCCGTTATTGCATTTGCCCGGAAGGGCGGGAAAGTGCTGGGTGTGTGCAACGGATTTCAAATTCTCTGTGAAGCCCATTTACTGCCGGGAGTTTTGCTGCCCAATGCCGGGCGTAATTTCATCTGTCGCAACACCTATATCATCAGCAGGCAGCCAGACACCCTGCTCACACGCAAGGCAGCCCATTGCCCGCTGCTGATCCCCATTGCCCATGCAGAAGGCAGATACTATGCAGATGAAGATACTATCGAAAACCTGTTTGCCAACGGTCAGGTCATATTTCAGTATTGTGATGAGCACGGGGAAGTATCTGCAGCCAGCAATCCCAATGGTTCCCTGCATCATATTGCAGGCATCTGCAACCGGGAAAAAAATGTGTTTGGCATGATGCCTCATCCGGAACGGGCTGTGCTGGCTGAGCTGGGAAATACAGACGGCAGATTCATCTTCGAAAGCATTCTTTCTGAAGCAGCTTCAAACACCCGCAACCTGACAGCCGAAGCTTTCCTGGCCAAATAA